The Schizosaccharomyces pombe strain 972h- genome assembly, chromosome: I genome contains a region encoding:
- the spo12 gene encoding Spo12 family nuclear protein, producing the protein MSETQADSIAKSSVETTIQPLHQESATLRQQVLQKHELPKHALNVASPTDSLMSPCTAKLQAHKKKYYMKRKPPVMSLQNTLQSVQTEKE; encoded by the coding sequence ATGTCAGAAACTCAAGCTGACTCAATCGCTAAGTCGAGTGTTGAAACCACAATTCAGCCATTGCATCAGGAAAGTGCAACACTCCGTCAACAGGTGTTGCAGAAGCATGAACTTCCTAAGCATGCATTGAATGTTGCTAGTCCTACTGATAGTTTAATGAGTCCCTGTACTGCGAAATTACAAGCCCATAAGAAGAAGTACTacatgaaaagaaaaccaCCTGTAATGTCTTTGCAAAATACACTACAAAGCGTCCAGacagaaaaagaatag
- a CDS encoding HSR1-like GTP-binding protein: MVLPKSKNQIGLGRAIQSDFTKNRRNRKGGLKHIVDSDPKAHRAALRSVTHETDLDEFLNTAELGEVEFIAEKQNVTVIQNPEQNPFLLSKEEAARSKQKQEKNKDRLTIPRRPHWDQTTTAVELDRMERESFLNWRRNLAQLQDVEGFIVTPFERNLEIWRQLWRVIERSDVVVQIVDARNPLFFRSAHLEQYVKEVGPSKKNFLLVNKADMLTEEQRNYWSSYFNENNIPFLFFSARMAAEANERGEDLETYESTSSNEIPESLQADENDVHSSRIATLKVLEGIFEKFASTLPDGKTKMTFGLVGYPNVGKSSTINALVGSKKVSVSSTPGKTKHFQTINLSEKVSLLDCPGLVFPSFATTQADLVLDGVLPIDQLREYTGPSALMAERIPKEVLETLYTIRIRIKPIEEGGTGVPSAQEVLFPFARSRGFMRAHHGTPDDSRAARILLKDYVNGKLLYVHPPPNYPNSGSEFNKEHHQKIVSATSDSITEKLQRTAISDNTLSAESQLVDDEYFQENPHVRPMVKGTAVAMQGPVYKGRNTMQPFQRRLNDDASPKYPMNAQGKPLSRRKARQLTALELGVSPEALSSATSKKHNKKNKRSKQRSGVVIDDY, encoded by the exons ATG GTTCTTCCAAAAtcgaaaaatcaaattggACTGGGTAGAGCGATTCAATCAGATTTTACCAAGAACAGGAGAAATCGTAAAGGTGGTTTAAAACATATAGTTGATTCAGATCCCAAGGCACATCGTGCTGCTCTACGTTCGGTTACCCATGAAACGGATCTGGATGAATTCTTAAATACTGCCGAATTAGGAGAAGTCGAGTTTATCGCAGAGAAACAAAATGTTACTGTGATTCAAAATCCAGAGCAAAATCCCTTTCTACTTAGTAAAGAGGAGGCTGCTCGTtcaaagcaaaaacaagaaaaaaacaaagatcGTTTGACGATTCCCAGACGTCCTCATTGGGATCAAACAACGACAGCTGTCGAGTTAGATAGGATGGAGCGtgaatcatttttaaattggcGTAGAAATTTAGCACAGCTTCAAGATGTTGAGGGTTTCATTGTGACACCGTTTGAGAGAAACCTTGAAATATGGCGTCAACTATGGCGTGTTATTGAACGATCAGATGTTGTTGTTCAAATAGTAGATGCTCGAAATCCGCTCTTTTTTCGCTCAGCACACCTTGAACAATACGTTAAAGAAGTTGGTCctagtaaaaaaaattttcttttggtgAACAAAGCAGACATGTTAACAGAAGAGCAGCGTAACTACTGGTCATCTTACttcaatgaaaataatattccttttctatttttttcagcTCGTATGGCTGCGGAAGCTAATGAAAGGGGCGAGGATCTGGAAACCTATGAATCCACTTCATCAAATGAAATCCCTGAAAGCCTACAGGCAGATGAAAACGACGTCCATTCTAGTCGTATCGCCACATTAAAGGTCCTTGAAGGtatatttgaaaagtttgcTTCTACCCTTCCTGATGGAAAGACTAAAATGACATTTGGGCTGGTGGGTTATCCGAATGTCGGTAAGTCTTCTACTATTAATGCATTGGTCGGCTCTAAGAAGGTATCTGTATCTTCTACTCCTGGAAAGACCAAGCATTTTCAAACTATCAACTTAAGTGAAAAAGTATCATTATTGGATTGTCCAGGTTTGGTGTTTCCTTCTTTCGCAACTACTCAGGCAGATCTGGTACTAGATGGCGTACTGCCAATTGATCAACTTCGTGAATACACAGGCCCATCGGCATTAATGGCTGAAAGAATTCCTAAGGAAGTTCTTGAGACATTATATACTATAAGGATTCGTATTAAACCGATTGAGGAAGGTGGCACTGGAGTTCCGTCTGCTCAAGAagttctttttccttttgctAGATCTCGTGGTTTTATGCGTGCACATCACGGTACACCTGATGATTCACGAGCAGCCCGTATTCTTTTGAAGGACTATGTAAACGGTAAACTTCTTTACGTCCATCCTCCACCTAACTATCCAAATTCTGGCTCTGAATTTAACAAAGAACATCACCAAAAGATTGTTTCTGCTACGTCTGACTCGATTACTGAAAAGTTACAACGAACAGCGATATCCGACAATACGTTGTCAGCTGAAAGTCAGCTTGTTGACGACGAGTATTTTCAGGAAAACCCGCATGTGCGCCCAATGGTAAAAGGTACCGCTGTTGCCATGCAAGGACCCGTTTATAAAGGCCGTAATACTATGCAGCCTTTCCAACGTCGTTTGAATGATGATGCATCTCCGAAGTACCCGATGAATGCTCAAGGCAAACCACTTTCACGCAGGAAGGCTCGCCAATTGACAGCTTTAGAGCTTGGTGTTTCACCCGAAGCACTTTCCTCTgcaacttcaaaaaagcataacaaaaaaaacaaacggTCAAAGCAAAGAAGCGGTGTTGTGATTGACGATTactga
- the ltv1 gene encoding ribosome biogenesis protein Ltv1 has product MGKKKFVNKNKAQTFHLVHRSQRDPQYHDENATERVLVSAETLNKTARRLNRQTLDEEYGSTIRPNEGEAANYGIYFDDTEYDYMQHLRNIGNEDATWVEAPATRKTQDKQKKQQIQLRDQPSILPQEVLPSEVELERTYQDQQSVPDAISGFQPDMDPRLREVLEQLEHSDINDEETSDFDEEFEKLVASGKADESEFYAQPFVEEGEKDYDEAAAAKAGKSEWEIEFEKFKLEQKKQPDVASSDGDFSDEPESEERDEVPELVSSSKSKSKTKRKARTALSSVSMSSSALFRNEGLTLLDDRFDKVEEEYTPIKDERELIDPDQKDVFDLVNDNQFNDIMDEFLVSYGPTLGRKKAPSRMSNSKKKSSLEELDNVRKMLGRARI; this is encoded by the exons ATG GGTAAGAAAAAGTTcgtgaataaaaataaagcacAAACATTTCATCTCGTCCATCGTTCTCAACGAGATCCTCAGTATCATGATGAAAATGCTACTGAACGTGTTTTAGTTTCAGCTGAAACTTTAAACAAAACTGCACGTCGCTTAAATCGCCAAACTCTTGATGAAGAATATGGTAGCACTATTCGTCCCAATGAAGGCGAGGCAGCTAATTATGGTATCTATTTTGATGACACTGAATATGATTACATGCAGCATTTGCGAAATATTGGAAATGAAGACGCTACTTGGGTTGAAGCACCTGCAACTCGTAAAACACAAGATAAGCAGAAAAAGCAACAAATTCAGCTAAGAGATCAGCCAAGCATTTTGCCTCAAGAGGTATTACCATCTGAGGTTGAGTTAGAAAGAACTTATCAAGATCAGCAAAGTGTACCCGATGCTATATCTGGTTTTCAACCAGATATGGATCCGAGATTGAGGGAAGTGCTTGAGCAGCTTGAACATTCTGATATCAATGACGAAGAGACTTCGGATTTTGACGAAGAGTTTGAGAAATTGGTGGCTAGCGGGAAGGCTGACGAAAGTGAATTTTATGCTCAACCGTTCGTAGAGGAAGGTGAAAAGGATTATGATGAAGCAGCTGCAGCAAAGGCTGGAAAATCCGAATGGGAAATAGagtttgaaaagtttaagCTGGAGCAAAAGAAACAGCCTGACGTTGCTAGCAGTGACGGTGACTTCTCCGACGAACCTGAAAGCGAAGAACGCGACGAGGTACCTGAACTGGTGTCCTCCTCCAAGTCTAAATCAAAAACCAAACGTAAAGCTCGAACTGCCCTTTCTTCCGTGTCCATGAGTAGTTCAGCTCTTTTCCGAAATGAAGGATTGACTTTATTAGATGATAGGTTTGACAAAGTAGAAGAAGAGTACACACCCATTAAAGACGAGCGCGAATTAATTGATCCAGATCAAAAGGATGTGTTTGATTTGGTAAATGATAATCAATTCAACGATATTATGGATGAGTTTTTAGTCTCATATGGGCCTACTTTAGGTCGGAAAAAGGCACCATCGCGTATGTCgaattcaaagaaaaagtcaTCTCTAGAAGAGCTTGACAATGTTCGTAAAATGCTTGGGCGTGCTAGGATTTGA
- the rpl4102 gene encoding 60S ribosomal protein eL41 produces the protein MRDKWRKKRVRRLKRKRRKMRARSK, from the exons ATGCGTGATAAATGGAGGAAAAAACGCGTGCGTCGTCTCAAAcgtaaaagaagaaagatgaGAGCCAGATC TAAATAG
- the dph3 gene encoding diphthamide biosynthesis protein Dph3 yields MSFYDEIELEDFTFDAGTNLYTFPCPCGDRFEISLEDLQLGEDVARCPSCSLIVRVIYDEDEFMEVDNDASTAPIIIAA; encoded by the exons ATGTCATTTTACGACGAAATCGAGTTAGAAGATTTCACGTTTG ACGCCGGTACGAACTTGTACACTTTTCCCTGTCCTTGTGGGGATCGCTTCGAGATATCTTTG GAAGATCTTCAATTAGGGGAAGATGTTGCTCGTTGCCCAAGCTGCAGCTTGATTGTCCGGGTGATCtatgatgaagatgaattcATGGAAGTTGATAACGATGCTTCTACAGCACCTATAATCATTGCAGCATAA